In Nonomuraea sp. NBC_00507, the following are encoded in one genomic region:
- a CDS encoding NADH-quinone oxidoreductase subunit A: protein MDGYFGSYVLVAALLAIGIAIVAGALTANRLLRPSRPTPEKLTTYECGVDPVGEGWAQSQVRYYVFTYLYVVFAVDAVFLFPWATVFDAPGYGLTTLVEMFVFLGFIALGIVYAWRKRVLTWT from the coding sequence ATGGACGGCTACTTCGGGTCCTACGTGCTGGTCGCCGCGCTGCTCGCCATCGGCATCGCCATCGTGGCCGGGGCCTTGACGGCCAACCGCCTCCTCCGCCCGAGCCGTCCCACGCCCGAGAAGCTGACCACGTACGAGTGCGGGGTTGACCCGGTCGGTGAGGGCTGGGCGCAGTCGCAGGTCCGCTACTACGTCTTCACCTACCTCTATGTCGTGTTCGCGGTGGACGCCGTCTTCCTGTTCCCCTGGGCCACCGTCTTCGACGCGCCGGGCTACGGGCTGACGACGCTGGTGGAGATGTTCGTGTTCCTGGGGTTCATCGCGCTCGGGATCGTTTACGCCTGGCGCAAGCGCGTGCTCACCTGGACCTAG
- a CDS encoding serine/threonine-protein kinase yields MQHSHQVRPSGGAWAAAVAWACLPLFTCGLATPFTIGFAAFWLRSALQAAAASVYLVCIGSFVISALAYAEFEDIPEPLGLLVSLGLIVSWGGGVIHSGILVPAMVRARLRAPVHTPYRPYQQPRQHQQPPPMQHVDLHQRTTAPSHQRTPGEPEWVGHYRVLKSLGRGGQGAVYLAAAPNGVRVAVKVLHDLVDETARARFAREVEAARRVATFSTARVLDVNITGQYPYIVSEYVEGPSLEQLVRKHGPRDEDSLTRLALSTAGALAAIHKAGIVHRDFKPSNVLIGHDGPRVIDFGIARALDQMTMTSGKMVGTPPYMSPEQLSGETVGPASDVFSWAVTIVFAATGRPAFGEDSVPAVFNRVLTVHPDLSPLPPALRGVVGGCLSKRPEERPSASDVMLAIIN; encoded by the coding sequence ATGCAGCACAGCCATCAGGTCCGTCCCAGTGGCGGGGCGTGGGCGGCCGCGGTCGCGTGGGCCTGCCTGCCCCTGTTCACGTGCGGACTGGCGACCCCGTTCACGATCGGGTTCGCGGCGTTCTGGCTGCGCAGCGCGCTCCAGGCCGCTGCCGCCTCTGTTTACCTGGTCTGCATCGGCTCCTTCGTGATCTCGGCGCTCGCGTACGCCGAATTCGAGGACATCCCCGAGCCGCTGGGCCTGCTGGTGTCCCTGGGGCTCATTGTCAGCTGGGGCGGCGGTGTCATCCATTCCGGGATCCTGGTGCCGGCGATGGTGCGGGCGCGGCTCAGAGCGCCTGTGCACACTCCGTACCGGCCGTACCAACAGCCCCGCCAGCACCAGCAGCCGCCGCCCATGCAGCACGTGGATCTGCACCAGCGGACCACCGCGCCCAGCCACCAGCGGACGCCGGGTGAGCCCGAGTGGGTCGGGCACTATCGGGTGCTCAAGTCACTCGGACGTGGCGGGCAGGGGGCCGTTTATCTGGCCGCGGCGCCCAACGGAGTGCGGGTCGCCGTGAAGGTGCTGCACGATCTGGTCGACGAGACGGCGCGGGCGAGGTTCGCGCGGGAGGTGGAAGCGGCCCGGCGGGTGGCGACGTTTTCCACAGCCCGGGTGCTGGACGTGAACATCACCGGGCAATACCCCTACATCGTCAGCGAATACGTGGAGGGGCCGTCGCTGGAGCAGCTCGTCAGGAAGCACGGGCCGCGCGACGAGGACAGCCTGACTCGGCTGGCGTTGTCCACAGCGGGGGCGTTGGCGGCCATCCACAAGGCGGGGATCGTTCATCGCGACTTCAAGCCGAGCAACGTGCTGATCGGGCATGACGGGCCACGAGTGATCGACTTCGGGATCGCTCGGGCGCTCGATCAGATGACCATGACGTCCGGGAAAATGGTGGGGACGCCGCCTTACATGTCGCCTGAGCAGTTGTCCGGGGAGACGGTGGGGCCGGCGTCCGACGTGTTCAGCTGGGCCGTGACGATCGTGTTCGCGGCCACGGGGCGGCCGGCGTTCGGGGAGGACTCCGTACCTGCGGTGTTCAACCGGGTGCTCACCGTTCATCCCGACTTATCGCCGTTGCCGCCAGCGTTACGCGGGGTTGTGGGGGGTTGTCTGAGCAAGCGGCCTGAGGAGCGGCCGTCGGCCTCCGATGTGATGTTGGCGATCATCAACTGA
- the nuoH gene encoding NADH-quinone oxidoreductase subunit NuoH, translating into MLDVVLSFAVILVVFLVLPLIIGQTEHKVMAHMQSRLGPMYAGGFHGWAQLIADGVKFMQKEDVIPAAADRRIFMIAPGVALVPYLVVLIAIPIDRGRVAVDLDLGLFFVLAVMGIGVLGSIMAGWASANKYSVLGGMRSAAQLMSYELPLVLAASSVAMAAGTLSIPGIVEAWQWWWLPWQAIGGVVFFMAGLAELRRPPFDMPIAESEIIMGPMTEYTGMRFALFMLSEYAGIVVLSFLTTVLFLGGWHGPFLPGWLWTLVKVFLLAFVVIWLRVTYPRLREDQLQKLAWAGLVPLALLQLALTGVIKVLM; encoded by the coding sequence ATGCTTGATGTGGTGCTGAGCTTCGCCGTCATCCTCGTCGTGTTCCTGGTGCTGCCTCTGATCATCGGTCAGACCGAGCACAAGGTCATGGCCCACATGCAGTCACGGCTCGGCCCCATGTACGCCGGCGGCTTCCACGGCTGGGCGCAGCTCATCGCCGACGGGGTGAAGTTCATGCAGAAGGAGGACGTCATCCCGGCCGCGGCCGACCGCCGCATCTTCATGATCGCTCCCGGCGTGGCGCTGGTCCCTTATCTGGTCGTGCTGATCGCCATCCCCATCGACCGCGGCCGCGTGGCCGTGGACCTCGACCTGGGCCTCTTCTTCGTCCTCGCCGTCATGGGCATCGGCGTGCTCGGCTCGATCATGGCCGGCTGGGCCTCGGCCAACAAATACTCGGTGCTCGGGGGCATGCGCTCCGCCGCTCAGCTCATGTCGTACGAGCTGCCGCTGGTGCTGGCGGCCTCCTCGGTGGCGATGGCCGCGGGCACGCTGTCGATCCCGGGAATCGTCGAGGCGTGGCAGTGGTGGTGGCTGCCGTGGCAGGCGATCGGCGGCGTGGTCTTCTTCATGGCAGGGCTGGCCGAGCTGCGGCGGCCGCCGTTCGACATGCCGATCGCCGAGTCCGAGATCATCATGGGCCCGATGACGGAATACACCGGCATGCGCTTCGCCCTGTTCATGCTCTCCGAGTACGCCGGGATCGTGGTCCTGTCCTTCCTGACCACCGTCTTGTTCCTGGGCGGCTGGCACGGCCCGTTCCTGCCCGGCTGGCTGTGGACGCTGGTCAAGGTGTTCCTGCTGGCGTTCGTCGTGATCTGGCTGCGGGTGACGTATCCGCGGCTGCGCGAGGACCAGCTGCAGAAGCTCGCCTGGGCCGGCCTCGTCCCCTTGGCGCTCCTCCAGCTGGCCCTCACCGGCGTCATCAAGGTCCTCATGTGA
- a CDS encoding NADH-quinone oxidoreductase subunit C has product MRAAELSARFGDRAEVSESYGDTTIDVAPADWIELLTFVRDDLGYAFFDWLTGVDDPPDAFLVVAHVYNLVAGERLLLRTRVPRADPHLPTAVGVYRGANWHERETYEMFGVIFDGHPYLVPLLLPDGFEGHPLRKDFILAARVAKPWPGAKEPGESGHGAPSRRKTLPPGVPADWGAPDA; this is encoded by the coding sequence ATGAGAGCCGCCGAGCTCTCCGCACGTTTCGGCGACCGGGCCGAGGTCTCCGAGTCCTACGGTGACACGACGATCGACGTCGCGCCCGCTGACTGGATCGAGCTGCTGACGTTCGTCCGCGACGACCTCGGCTACGCGTTCTTCGACTGGCTGACCGGCGTCGACGACCCGCCGGACGCCTTCCTCGTCGTGGCCCATGTCTACAACCTGGTCGCCGGCGAGCGGTTGCTGCTCCGCACGCGTGTGCCGCGCGCCGACCCGCACCTGCCGACCGCCGTCGGCGTCTACAGGGGTGCCAACTGGCATGAGCGGGAGACGTACGAGATGTTCGGCGTGATCTTCGACGGTCACCCTTACCTGGTGCCGCTGCTGCTGCCCGACGGCTTCGAAGGCCACCCGCTACGTAAGGACTTCATTCTGGCCGCCCGCGTGGCCAAGCCCTGGCCGGGCGCCAAGGAGCCGGGGGAGTCCGGACATGGTGCCCCGAGCCGCCGCAAAACCCTTCCACCGGGCGTACCCGCAGATTGGGGAGCCCCGGATGCCTGA
- a CDS encoding NADH-quinone oxidoreductase subunit B — MAATDLPMPTVGPISRLAPKPMRFVLNWGRRYSLWVFNFGLACCAIEFIATSMSRHDFIRFGVIPFANGPRQADLMIVSGTVTDKMAPAVKRLYEQMPDPKYVISFGACSNTGGPYWDSYCVTNGVDQIIPVDVYVPGCPPRPEALLYGIMKLQEKIAEEKLSDRYVWSRSHGSSPSGSSSGSEEA, encoded by the coding sequence ATGGCAGCAACGGATCTCCCGATGCCCACAGTGGGGCCGATCTCCCGGTTGGCGCCCAAGCCGATGCGCTTCGTGCTCAACTGGGGTCGCCGTTATTCCCTGTGGGTGTTCAACTTCGGGCTGGCGTGCTGCGCGATCGAGTTCATCGCGACGTCGATGAGCAGGCATGACTTCATCCGGTTCGGAGTGATCCCGTTCGCGAACGGCCCCCGCCAGGCCGACCTCATGATCGTCTCAGGCACGGTCACCGACAAGATGGCCCCGGCCGTCAAGCGGCTGTACGAGCAGATGCCCGACCCGAAATACGTGATTTCGTTCGGCGCCTGCTCCAACACGGGCGGCCCCTACTGGGACTCCTACTGCGTGACCAACGGCGTGGATCAGATCATCCCCGTGGACGTCTACGTGCCCGGCTGCCCGCCCAGGCCCGAGGCCCTCCTGTACGGGATCATGAAGCTCCAGGAGAAGATCGCCGAGGAGAAGCTCAGCGACCGCTACGTGTGGTCCCGCTCGCACGGGTCCTCGCCGTCGGGGTCGTCGTCGGGATCGGAGGAGGCATGA